The Kitasatospora setae KM-6054 genome contains a region encoding:
- the arc gene encoding proteasome ATPase, with product MAAHDDEYDRSAGRPARGSDEAAQVSYLEQEIAVLRRRLADSPRGSRILEERITELQTNLAGVTAQNERLVSTLREARDQIVALKEEVDRLAQPPAGFGTFLEKNEDGTADIFTGGRKLRVNVSPSVELDELRRGQEVMLNEALNVVEAMEFERIGEIVSLKEVLEGGDRALVTGHTDEERVVRLAEPLHGVTLRPGDALLLEPRSGYVYEVVPKSEVEELVLEEVPDIDYRQIGGLSGQIEQIRDAVELPYLHAELFREYELRPPKGVLLYGPPGCGKTLIAKAVANSLAKKVAEVTGRPQGKSYFLNIKGPELLNKYVGETERQIRLVFQRAREKASEGTPVIVFFDEMESLFRTRGSGVSSDVENTIVPQLLAEIDGVEGLENVIVIGASNREDMIDPAILRPGRLDVKIKIERPDAEAAKDIFSKYLKDTLPFHPDDLKEHDGSVSVTVAAMIQSVVERMYSETEENRFLEVTYANGDKEVLFFKDFNSGAMIQNIVDRAKKMAIKDYLDHGQRGLRVSHLLAACVDEFKENEDLPNTTNPDDWARISGKKGERIVFIRTLVTGKQGAESGRSIDTVANTGQYL from the coding sequence GTGGCAGCCCACGATGACGAGTACGACCGCAGCGCCGGCAGGCCCGCACGGGGGTCCGACGAGGCCGCGCAGGTTTCCTACCTCGAGCAGGAGATCGCTGTCCTTCGGCGCAGGCTCGCGGATTCCCCGCGCGGATCGAGGATCCTCGAGGAGCGGATCACCGAGCTCCAGACCAACCTGGCGGGTGTGACCGCCCAGAACGAGAGGCTCGTCTCCACCCTGCGCGAGGCCCGCGACCAGATCGTGGCCCTCAAGGAGGAGGTCGACCGCCTCGCCCAGCCCCCGGCCGGGTTCGGCACCTTCCTCGAGAAGAACGAGGACGGCACCGCCGACATCTTCACCGGCGGCCGCAAGCTCCGGGTCAACGTCAGCCCCAGCGTCGAGCTGGACGAGCTGCGCCGCGGCCAGGAGGTGATGCTCAACGAGGCGCTCAACGTCGTCGAGGCGATGGAGTTCGAGCGGATCGGCGAGATCGTCTCGCTCAAGGAGGTGCTGGAGGGCGGCGACCGCGCGCTGGTCACCGGCCACACCGACGAGGAGCGGGTGGTCCGGCTCGCCGAGCCCCTGCACGGCGTGACGCTCCGACCGGGCGACGCGCTGCTGCTGGAGCCCCGTTCCGGCTACGTCTACGAGGTGGTGCCGAAGTCCGAGGTCGAGGAGCTGGTCCTCGAGGAGGTCCCGGACATCGACTACCGGCAGATCGGCGGCCTCTCCGGCCAGATCGAGCAGATCCGGGACGCCGTCGAGCTCCCGTACCTACACGCCGAGCTGTTCCGGGAGTACGAGCTGCGGCCGCCCAAGGGCGTCCTGCTCTACGGCCCGCCCGGCTGCGGCAAGACGCTGATCGCCAAGGCGGTGGCCAACTCGCTGGCCAAGAAGGTCGCCGAGGTGACCGGCCGGCCGCAGGGCAAGAGCTACTTCCTGAACATCAAGGGCCCCGAGCTGCTCAACAAGTACGTCGGCGAGACCGAGCGGCAGATCCGGCTGGTCTTCCAGCGGGCCCGGGAGAAGGCGAGCGAGGGCACGCCCGTCATCGTCTTCTTCGACGAGATGGAGTCGCTGTTCCGCACCCGCGGCTCCGGTGTCAGCTCGGACGTGGAGAACACCATCGTCCCGCAGCTGCTGGCGGAGATCGACGGCGTGGAGGGCCTGGAGAACGTCATCGTGATCGGCGCCTCCAACCGCGAGGACATGATCGACCCGGCGATCCTGCGGCCCGGCCGGCTGGACGTCAAGATCAAGATCGAGCGGCCGGACGCCGAGGCGGCCAAGGACATCTTCTCCAAGTACCTCAAGGACACCCTGCCGTTCCACCCGGACGACCTCAAGGAGCACGACGGCTCGGTGTCGGTCACCGTCGCCGCCATGATCCAGTCGGTGGTCGAGCGGATGTACTCGGAGACCGAGGAGAACCGCTTCCTGGAGGTCACCTACGCCAACGGTGACAAGGAAGTGCTGTTCTTCAAGGACTTCAACTCCGGCGCGATGATCCAGAACATCGTCGACCGGGCGAAGAAGATGGCCATCAAGGACTACCTCGACCACGGCCAGCGCGGTCTGCGCGTCTCCCACCTGCTCGCCGCCTGCGTGGACGAGTTCAAGGAGAACGAGGACCTGCCCAACACCACCAACCCGGACGACTGGGCCCGCATCTCCGGCAAGAAGGGCGAGCGGATCGTCTTCATCCGCACCCTCGTCACCGGCAAGCAGGGCGCCGAGTCCGGCCGCTCCATCGACACCGTCGCCAACACGGGGCAGTACCTGTAG
- a CDS encoding ubiquitin-like protein Pup: MAEKDTGGGQQRANRSSEEVEEQAAETQTSDELKERQEKLSDDVDSVLDEIDEVLESNAEDFVRGFVQKGGE; this comes from the coding sequence ATGGCGGAGAAGGACACCGGCGGCGGTCAGCAGCGGGCCAACCGCTCCTCCGAGGAGGTGGAGGAGCAGGCCGCGGAAACTCAGACCTCGGACGAGCTCAAGGAGCGCCAGGAAAAGCTCAGCGACGACGTCGACTCGGTACTCGACGAAATCGACGAGGTCCTGGAATCCAACGCCGAGGACTTCGTGCGCGGATTCGTGCAGAAGGGCGGCGAGTGA
- the dop gene encoding depupylase/deamidase Dop: MTVRRVMGIETEYGISVPGHPNANAMLTSSQIVNAYAAAMHRARRARWDFEEENPLRDARGFDLARDVADASQLTDEDIGLANVILTNGARFYVDHAHPEYSSPEVTNPRDAVLWDKAGERIMAEAAERALELPNGQRILLYKNNTDNKGASYGTHENYLMQRATPFADIVRHLTPFFVSRQVVCGAGRVGIGQEGGGHGFQISQRADYFEVEVGLETTLKRPIINTRDEPHADAEKYRRLHVIIGDANLSEISTYLKLGTTALVLSMIEDGFIAVDLAVDQPVRTLHRVSHDPGLKQLVQLRSGRRLTAVQLQMEYCELARKYVEDRYGQDADDQTMDVLARWEDVLGRLERDPMSLSRQLDWIAKKEILEGYRQRDALGWDSPRLQLVDLQYSDVRAEKGLYNRLEARGRFERLFTEEEVRRAVTQPPDDTRAYFRGRCLEQYADHVAAASWDSVIFDLPGHDSLQRVPTMEPLRGTRAHVKELLDRCRTAEDLVRVLSGG, translated from the coding sequence ATGACCGTACGGCGCGTGATGGGTATCGAGACCGAGTACGGCATCTCCGTGCCCGGGCACCCCAACGCGAACGCCATGCTCACCTCGTCCCAGATCGTCAACGCCTACGCGGCGGCGATGCACCGGGCGCGCCGCGCCCGCTGGGACTTCGAGGAGGAGAACCCGCTGCGCGACGCCCGGGGCTTCGACCTGGCCCGGGACGTGGCGGACGCCAGCCAGCTCACCGACGAGGACATCGGCCTGGCCAACGTCATCCTCACCAACGGCGCCCGGTTCTACGTCGACCACGCGCACCCCGAGTACTCCTCGCCCGAGGTCACCAACCCGCGGGACGCGGTGCTCTGGGACAAGGCGGGCGAGCGGATCATGGCGGAGGCCGCCGAGCGCGCCCTCGAACTGCCCAACGGCCAGCGGATCCTGCTGTACAAGAACAACACCGACAACAAGGGCGCCTCCTACGGCACCCACGAGAACTACCTGATGCAGCGGGCCACCCCGTTCGCCGACATCGTCCGGCACCTCACCCCGTTCTTCGTCTCCCGCCAGGTGGTGTGCGGGGCCGGCCGGGTGGGCATCGGGCAGGAGGGCGGCGGGCACGGCTTCCAGATCAGCCAGCGCGCCGACTACTTCGAGGTCGAGGTCGGCCTGGAGACCACGCTCAAGCGGCCGATCATCAACACCCGCGACGAACCGCACGCCGACGCCGAGAAGTACCGCCGGCTGCACGTCATCATCGGCGACGCCAACCTCTCCGAGATCTCCACCTACCTCAAGCTGGGCACCACCGCGCTGGTCCTGTCGATGATCGAGGACGGCTTCATCGCCGTCGACCTCGCCGTCGACCAGCCGGTCCGCACCCTGCACCGGGTCTCCCACGACCCCGGGCTCAAGCAGCTCGTCCAGCTGCGCAGCGGCCGCAGGCTGACCGCCGTCCAGCTCCAGATGGAGTACTGCGAGCTGGCCCGGAAGTACGTCGAGGACCGCTACGGGCAGGACGCCGACGACCAGACCATGGACGTGCTGGCCCGCTGGGAGGACGTGCTGGGCCGGCTGGAGCGCGACCCGATGAGCCTGTCCCGGCAGCTCGACTGGATCGCCAAGAAGGAGATCCTGGAGGGCTACCGGCAGCGCGACGCGCTCGGCTGGGACAGCCCCCGGCTGCAGCTGGTCGACCTCCAGTACAGCGACGTGCGGGCCGAGAAGGGCCTCTACAACCGGCTGGAGGCGCGCGGGCGGTTCGAGCGGCTCTTCACCGAGGAGGAGGTCCGCCGCGCCGTCACCCAGCCCCCCGACGACACCCGGGCGTACTTCCGCGGCCGCTGCCTGGAGCAGTACGCCGACCACGTGGCCGCGGCCTCCTGGGACTCCGTCATCTTCGACCTGCCCGGGCACGACAGCCTCCAGCGCGTCCCGACCATGGAGCCGCTGCGCGGCACCCGGGCGCACGTCAAGGAGCTGCTCGACCGCTGCCGCACCGCGGAGGACCTGGTGCGGGTGCTGTCCGGCGGGTAA
- the prcB gene encoding proteasome subunit beta: MEANLSGTGRLPAAFLTPGSSSFLDFLDSHAPQLLPGRRALPEGMTIEAPHGTTIVAAVFDGGVVLAGDRRATMGNVIAQRDIEKVFPADEYSAVGIAGTAGLAVEMVRLFQLELEHYEKIEGTVLSLEGKANRLTTMIRSNLAMAMQGLAVVPVFAGYDLDLGRGRIFTYDVTGGRSEERAGFAATGSGSVFARGSMKKLYRDGLNGDQAATLAVQALYDADDDDSATGGPDLARKIFPIVSLITEDGFRRLTEDEVAEIAVSITDQRREHPNGPQAPLL, from the coding sequence GTGGAAGCCAACCTCAGTGGCACCGGGCGTCTGCCGGCCGCCTTCCTCACCCCCGGCTCCTCCTCGTTCCTCGACTTCCTCGACAGCCACGCGCCCCAGCTGCTGCCCGGCCGGCGCGCCCTCCCCGAGGGGATGACCATCGAGGCGCCGCACGGCACCACCATCGTCGCCGCGGTCTTCGACGGCGGCGTGGTGCTGGCCGGCGACCGCCGCGCCACCATGGGCAACGTCATCGCCCAGCGGGACATCGAGAAGGTCTTCCCGGCCGACGAGTACAGCGCCGTCGGCATCGCCGGCACGGCCGGCCTCGCGGTCGAGATGGTCCGGCTGTTCCAGCTGGAACTGGAGCACTACGAGAAGATCGAGGGCACCGTCCTCTCGCTGGAGGGCAAGGCCAACCGGCTCACCACGATGATCCGCTCCAACCTGGCGATGGCCATGCAGGGCCTCGCGGTCGTCCCGGTCTTCGCCGGCTACGACCTCGACCTCGGCCGGGGCCGGATCTTCACCTACGACGTGACCGGCGGCCGCTCCGAGGAGCGGGCCGGCTTCGCCGCCACCGGCTCCGGCTCGGTGTTCGCCCGCGGCTCGATGAAGAAGCTCTACCGGGACGGGCTGAACGGCGACCAGGCCGCGACCCTCGCCGTCCAGGCGCTCTACGACGCCGACGACGACGACTCCGCGACCGGCGGCCCCGACCTGGCCCGCAAGATCTTCCCGATCGTCTCGCTGATCACCGAGGACGGCTTCCGCCGGCTCACCGAGGACGAGGTCGCCGAGATCGCGGTCTCGATCACCGACCAGCGCCGCGAGCACCCGAACGGCCCGCAGGCCCCGCTCCTCTGA
- a CDS encoding ferredoxin, with translation MAGTGEALEVWIDQDLCTGDGICAQYAPEVFELDIDGLAYVKGEDDELRQQPGQSVPVPLTLLQDVVDSAKDCPGDCIHVRRAADGVEVYGPDAE, from the coding sequence ATGGCGGGGACGGGCGAGGCACTCGAAGTCTGGATCGACCAGGATCTGTGCACCGGCGACGGCATCTGCGCGCAGTACGCGCCCGAGGTCTTCGAGCTCGACATCGACGGGCTCGCCTACGTGAAGGGCGAGGACGACGAGCTGCGCCAGCAGCCGGGCCAGAGCGTGCCCGTGCCGCTGACGCTGCTTCAGGACGTGGTCGACTCGGCCAAGGACTGCCCCGGCGACTGCATCCACGTCCGCCGCGCGGCGGACGGCGTCGAGGTCTACGGGCCGGACGCCGAGTAG